Proteins found in one Acinetobacter sp. XH1741 genomic segment:
- a CDS encoding Lrp/AsnC family transcriptional regulator, translating to MELDRFDKQILEILSHEDLNLNELSERINLSVSSVHRRIKHLIEANIMGQLKREINFSKLGFTLHILLQVSLSKHDSETFDKFLSEIEAIPEVTNAFLVTGQSADFILELVARNMDDYSEILLRRIGKIDNVVALHSSFVIKEYKVFNCYNLLNKL from the coding sequence ATGGAGTTAGACCGTTTTGATAAACAAATTCTGGAAATTTTGTCTCATGAAGACCTGAATTTGAATGAGCTCTCAGAACGGATTAATCTTTCAGTTAGCTCAGTTCATCGCCGCATTAAGCACTTGATTGAAGCCAATATCATGGGGCAGCTTAAAAGAGAAATTAATTTTAGCAAATTAGGGTTTACCTTGCATATTTTGCTACAGGTCTCTTTAAGTAAACATGATAGTGAGACTTTTGATAAATTTCTTTCTGAAATTGAAGCCATTCCTGAAGTAACAAATGCTTTTTTGGTTACGGGTCAAAGTGCAGATTTTATTCTTGAATTAGTCGCACGTAATATGGACGATTACAGCGAAATTTTACTCAGACGTATTGGTAAAATTGACAATGTAGTTGCGCTACATTCAAGTTTTGTTATTAAAGAATACAAGGTTTTTAATTGTTATAACTTATTAAATAAACTATAA
- a CDS encoding amino acid ABC transporter ATP-binding protein, with the protein MPMIDIQHISKWYGDFQVLTDCTTSIEKGDVVVVCGPSGSGKSTLIKTVNALEPFQQGDIIVDGVSLKDPKTDLAKFRSRVGMVFQHFELFPHMTVLENLTIAQVKVLKRSVVEAREKGLKYLERVGLLAHKDKFPGQLSGGQQQRVAIARGLSMDPVCMLFDEPTSALDPEMVGEVLEVMVQLAHEGMTMMCVTHEMGFAKRVSNRLIFMDEGKILEDCPTNEFFDNLEARHDRAKLFLKKIQAMH; encoded by the coding sequence ATGCCAATGATAGACATCCAACATATCTCTAAATGGTATGGTGATTTTCAGGTTTTAACAGATTGCACGACGAGTATTGAAAAAGGTGATGTCGTTGTTGTTTGTGGACCATCTGGTTCAGGAAAGTCAACACTCATCAAAACTGTAAATGCTTTAGAACCTTTCCAACAAGGTGACATTATTGTTGATGGAGTTTCATTAAAAGATCCAAAGACAGATCTTGCCAAATTTCGTTCTCGTGTAGGGATGGTGTTCCAGCATTTTGAACTGTTTCCTCATATGACTGTGTTGGAAAATTTAACCATCGCACAAGTCAAAGTATTGAAGCGTTCAGTTGTTGAAGCACGCGAGAAGGGCCTTAAGTATTTAGAACGAGTTGGGTTACTTGCTCATAAAGATAAATTTCCAGGGCAACTCTCAGGTGGTCAGCAACAACGTGTTGCAATTGCACGCGGACTATCTATGGACCCAGTCTGTATGTTGTTTGATGAACCGACTTCGGCACTTGATCCGGAAATGGTAGGTGAAGTCCTTGAGGTGATGGTACAGCTCGCACATGAAGGCATGACGATGATGTGTGTTACACATGAAATGGGTTTTGCTAAACGGGTATCTAACCGTTTAATTTTCATGGATGAAGGAAAAATTCTTGAAGATTGTCCAACCAATGAATTTTTTGATAATTTAGAAGCTCGTCATGACCGTGCTAAATTGTTCTTGAAGAAAATTCAGGCTATGCATTAA
- a CDS encoding amino acid ABC transporter permease, translating into MDFSLLHNPDVIAALKEGFIFTLTVTVLAMMGGILIGTPLAMMRLSNNAIASNFAKFYVDLFRGIPLIQVIFIFYFLLPKIFEFQSDIYWGPLFSSVVTFAIFEAAFFSEIVRSGIQSISKGQVNAGYALGFTYGQSMRYVVLPQAFRNMLPVLLTQTIILFQDVSLVYVISAPDFLGRADTLANTYGPETKATFYLIVAVVYFCSSFVLSQLVKRLQKKIAIIR; encoded by the coding sequence ATGGATTTTTCTCTATTACATAATCCTGATGTTATTGCTGCATTAAAAGAAGGCTTTATCTTCACGTTGACTGTAACCGTGCTTGCAATGATGGGGGGAATCCTGATCGGAACTCCATTGGCAATGATGCGTTTATCTAATAACGCCATTGCAAGTAATTTTGCGAAGTTCTATGTAGACTTATTTCGCGGTATTCCGTTAATTCAGGTCATCTTTATTTTCTATTTTTTGTTGCCAAAAATATTTGAGTTTCAATCTGATATTTATTGGGGGCCATTATTTTCGAGTGTTGTAACTTTCGCTATTTTTGAAGCTGCCTTTTTCTCGGAAATTGTGCGTTCAGGCATTCAATCTATTTCAAAAGGTCAAGTTAATGCAGGCTATGCTTTAGGGTTTACCTATGGGCAATCTATGCGTTATGTGGTGTTACCACAGGCTTTCCGTAATATGCTCCCAGTATTACTCACTCAAACTATTATTCTATTTCAGGACGTGTCATTAGTTTATGTCATTAGTGCACCAGACTTTTTAGGGCGTGCAGATACATTGGCTAATACCTATGGACCTGAAACAAAAGCAACATTCTACTTAATCGTCGCTGTGGTGTATTTCTGTAGCTCGTTTGTGCTATCGCAATTAGTCAAACGTTTACAGAAAAAAATTGCCATCATTCGCTAA
- a CDS encoding amino acid ABC transporter permease: MSVGSLNWTIFCAESNEYGVDKAAWAESVCKVIGSSSYNAYSEAPTWLQMLGSGVFTMVWTAVVAFLIAFLLGSLLGVIRTLPNKPLAFIGNCYVEIFRNIPLIVQLFFWAFVFPEFLPDSLSAGSGDVVAGGWWKNILNHHPAVIGVFALGLYTAARVSEHIRAGINTVSSGQKFAASAVGFTTAQSYRYVILPVAYRTVWPTITSEAMNVFKNSAVLYALSVLNFFAYTKTMREETSQDIIILILSTPVYLIITYTIKFVMAWIEKRMAVPGLGSGGK, translated from the coding sequence ATGTCAGTCGGCTCGCTAAACTGGACTATATTCTGTGCGGAGTCTAATGAATATGGTGTCGATAAGGCTGCATGGGCAGAATCAGTTTGTAAGGTTATTGGTAGTTCTAGCTACAATGCCTATTCTGAGGCGCCCACATGGTTACAAATGTTAGGCTCTGGTGTCTTTACTATGGTATGGACTGCCGTTGTAGCTTTTCTTATCGCATTTTTATTAGGTTCTCTCCTTGGGGTAATTCGTACTTTACCCAATAAACCACTCGCTTTTATCGGCAATTGCTATGTCGAAATATTCCGTAATATTCCTTTAATTGTACAGTTATTCTTCTGGGCCTTTGTATTTCCGGAGTTCTTACCAGATAGTTTAAGTGCCGGAAGTGGGGATGTTGTAGCAGGTGGATGGTGGAAAAACATTTTAAATCATCATCCTGCTGTCATTGGTGTTTTTGCTTTAGGCCTGTATACCGCAGCGCGTGTTTCTGAACACATAAGAGCGGGGATTAACACAGTTTCTAGCGGACAAAAATTCGCGGCTTCTGCAGTGGGCTTCACAACAGCGCAAAGCTATCGTTATGTGATTTTACCGGTTGCCTACCGTACAGTATGGCCAACGATTACTTCTGAGGCAATGAACGTCTTTAAAAACTCGGCAGTTTTATATGCCTTAAGTGTTTTAAATTTCTTTGCTTACACGAAAACGATGCGAGAAGAGACATCACAGGACATTATCATTCTTATTCTGTCTACACCTGTTTATTTAATCATTACCTATACAATTAAATTTGTGATGGCATGGATTGAAAAACGTATGGCTGTGCCAGGTTTAGGTTCAGGAGGAAAATAA
- a CDS encoding amino acid ABC transporter substrate-binding protein: MKRSATSLIVSTIMLCTVGATSQIQAADTLAKIKSTGKIVIGHRESSDPISYVVGGKPVGYAVDICNQFANDIKKELKMPGLKVEYKAVTSSTRIPELLAGNIDMECGTTTNSKQRQQQVGFSTNYYATEVRMAVKANSGIKSLADLNGKAVVTTQGTTSDKYIKMNEKGQSLNVQNIYGKDHSDSFAMMASGRAAAFVMDDNILAGLIAKSSTPKAFAIVGPVLSSEPYGIMIAKDDPKFKAIADRTVNNLWKTGQMDALYKKWFLSPIPPKNTNLNMQPSSSYKKLKAHPTDAGI; the protein is encoded by the coding sequence ATGAAACGTTCTGCAACCTCTCTCATTGTTTCAACAATTATGCTTTGTACGGTTGGTGCTACTTCTCAAATACAGGCAGCAGATACATTAGCTAAAATTAAAAGTACTGGAAAAATTGTCATTGGTCACCGAGAGTCATCTGACCCAATTTCATATGTTGTTGGCGGTAAACCTGTAGGTTATGCAGTCGATATTTGTAACCAATTCGCAAATGACATTAAAAAAGAATTGAAAATGCCTGGTTTAAAAGTTGAATACAAGGCAGTGACTTCATCAACACGTATTCCTGAGCTTTTAGCCGGCAATATTGATATGGAATGTGGTACGACCACAAACTCTAAACAGCGTCAGCAGCAAGTTGGTTTCTCAACGAACTACTATGCAACAGAAGTACGCATGGCTGTTAAAGCAAATTCCGGCATTAAAAGTTTGGCCGATTTAAATGGTAAGGCAGTTGTTACTACCCAAGGTACAACATCTGACAAGTACATTAAAATGAATGAAAAAGGTCAGTCACTTAATGTACAAAACATTTATGGTAAAGACCATTCTGACTCATTTGCCATGATGGCATCTGGTCGAGCCGCAGCATTTGTAATGGATGACAATATCTTAGCTGGTTTAATTGCTAAGTCGTCTACACCAAAAGCATTTGCAATTGTAGGGCCAGTCCTTTCATCAGAACCTTATGGCATCATGATTGCAAAAGACGATCCGAAATTTAAAGCAATTGCAGACCGTACCGTAAATAATTTATGGAAAACAGGTCAGATGGATGCTTTGTATAAGAAATGGTTCTTATCGCCAATCCCACCAAAAAATACAAATTTGAACATGCAACCAAGTTCATCTTACAAAAAACTTAAAGCTCACCCAACAGATGCAGGAATCTAA
- a CDS encoding glutathione S-transferase family protein codes for MRVLYQFPLSHYCEKARWLLDHKELDYVAHNLIPGFHRAFAQLKTGQNLLPILKDDHRWIAESTKIALYLDDTYPEHALLRRDEQLRQQTLKIDSLADELGVHVRRWALAHTLAHGDHALEIMMGEQGYLRQFEKISKPFLKTLVKKNYKLQEEVVSESKERMDELINELNHYLIENQARYMVGDRLSLADISVCSMLAPLLEVKGTPWEHEEAEEVSEEWSNYQKYLLDLPLGQYVLRIYQTERNARVDWRGI; via the coding sequence ATGCGGGTTTTGTATCAGTTTCCTTTGTCTCACTATTGTGAAAAAGCTCGCTGGTTGTTAGACCATAAAGAACTTGATTATGTTGCTCATAATTTGATTCCTGGCTTTCATCGTGCATTTGCACAACTCAAAACAGGGCAAAATTTATTGCCCATTTTGAAAGATGATCATCGCTGGATTGCTGAATCAACTAAGATTGCACTTTATCTGGATGATACTTATCCGGAACATGCGCTTTTGCGCCGTGATGAACAGCTTAGACAACAAACACTTAAGATTGATAGTTTGGCAGATGAACTTGGTGTACATGTACGTCGTTGGGCACTTGCTCATACTTTAGCCCATGGAGACCATGCGTTAGAGATTATGATGGGTGAACAAGGTTACCTACGCCAGTTTGAAAAAATATCAAAACCTTTTCTCAAAACTTTAGTAAAGAAGAACTATAAGCTTCAAGAAGAGGTGGTGAGTGAGTCAAAAGAACGTATGGATGAACTCATTAATGAGTTAAACCATTACCTCATTGAAAACCAAGCTCGTTATATGGTGGGCGACAGGCTCAGTCTTGCTGATATTTCAGTCTGTTCTATGCTTGCACCACTATTAGAAGTGAAAGGTACGCCGTGGGAGCATGAAGAAGCAGAAGAGGTTTCTGAGGAATGGAGCAACTATCAAAAATATTTGCTTGATTTACCTCTTGGCCAATATGTTTTAAGAATATATCAAACTGAAAGAAACGCTCGGGTAGATTGGCGAGGAATTTAA
- a CDS encoding SfnB family sulfur acquisition oxidoreductase produces the protein MTAIQGVIMSNSLSKTTAYVQVIQNDQQAINAAYQVADFALEGRNTRDQQRLLPHEQIESFSQKGLGGIRIAKKYGGAFVSNKTLAQVFRILSKGDANVGQIPQNQISLLNLIEIMGTEQQKQFIFSEILAGKRLANGGPERNTHDSKTLETTLTIENGKYILNGEKFYSTGTSFAHWLAIKAVHPEGHIVLVIVNSDAQGIEVINDWNGFGQRTTASGTVKLNHVEVNPELIFDERLLTKAPTYRGAYSQLLQVAIDVGIAEAAFEDTLSTIHKARPIIDANVEKASFEHYTLQEVGKLNILLDAAILLLDEAAEYLDELDQLQDVTDEQVAKASILVAEAKVYANDAALQISEKLLELGGSRSSLSQHNLDQHWRNARVHTLHDPVRWKLHAIGNYYLNSHFPARHAWI, from the coding sequence ATGACAGCAATACAAGGTGTCATTATGTCTAATTCTCTATCTAAAACGACGGCATACGTCCAAGTCATTCAAAATGATCAACAAGCGATTAATGCTGCTTATCAAGTGGCTGATTTTGCTTTAGAGGGTCGTAATACACGAGATCAACAACGCTTACTACCTCATGAGCAAATCGAAAGCTTTAGCCAAAAAGGTTTAGGCGGAATTCGCATTGCAAAAAAATATGGCGGAGCTTTTGTTTCCAATAAAACCTTAGCTCAAGTTTTCCGTATTTTAAGTAAGGGCGATGCCAATGTTGGCCAGATTCCACAAAATCAGATTAGCCTTCTAAACCTGATCGAAATCATGGGCACAGAACAACAAAAACAATTTATCTTTTCAGAAATATTAGCAGGTAAACGTCTTGCTAACGGCGGCCCAGAGCGAAATACGCATGACTCAAAAACATTAGAAACTACCCTTACCATTGAAAATGGCAAATATATTCTAAACGGTGAAAAATTCTATTCGACAGGTACAAGTTTTGCGCATTGGCTTGCAATTAAAGCGGTTCATCCCGAAGGTCATATTGTTTTAGTGATTGTGAATTCGGACGCTCAAGGTATTGAAGTCATTAATGACTGGAATGGCTTTGGTCAGCGTACAACTGCAAGCGGCACAGTTAAATTAAATCATGTTGAAGTTAATCCTGAACTTATTTTTGATGAGCGCTTATTGACTAAAGCACCTACATATCGTGGTGCCTATTCACAATTATTACAAGTTGCAATTGATGTCGGCATTGCAGAAGCCGCTTTTGAAGATACCTTATCGACTATTCATAAAGCCCGTCCAATTATTGATGCAAATGTTGAAAAAGCCAGCTTTGAACATTACACCCTGCAAGAAGTCGGTAAGTTAAATATTTTGCTCGATGCTGCAATTTTATTACTTGATGAAGCTGCTGAATATTTAGATGAACTTGACCAACTTCAAGATGTGACCGATGAGCAAGTAGCAAAAGCTTCAATTTTGGTCGCAGAAGCAAAAGTCTATGCCAATGATGCGGCTCTACAAATCTCTGAAAAACTATTGGAACTGGGTGGAAGTCGTTCAAGTTTAAGCCAACATAATTTAGATCAACATTGGCGAAATGCCCGTGTACATACCTTACACGACCCTGTTCGCTGGAAATTACATGCCATTGGCAATTATTACCTTAATAGTCATTTCCCTGCCCGCCATGCCTGGATTTAA
- a CDS encoding SfnB family sulfur acquisition oxidoreductase has product MTSYQSVQTKQTSASGQAHIIQNDAEALEIAKQFAEQFKKTAVERDAKRILPYTEIDALSQSGLWAITVPKQYGGAEVSSHTVAKVIALLSGADGSIGQIPQNHFYALEVLRNTGTEAQKQRLYGEVLNGTRFGNALAEFKTKTSTHKQTNIRPHENGYLIQGEKFYCTGSLFAHRIPTLVLDDVGREYLAFVKSGSQGLKLVDDWSGFGQKTTGSGTVKFDQVFVDADDVIPFDIAFLQPTLVGPFAQIMHASIEVGIARAAFEESLQRVHQARPWIDSNVETANQDPLTIYELGRIAVDVRASEVLLKQAAQSIDAAKIETTPESIAKASIDVAKVRAHSSDTALKASSKLIELAGSRGSQSQDGLDRFWRNARVHTLHDAARWKYYFIGNYVLNGVLPPRRGTL; this is encoded by the coding sequence ATGACTTCATATCAATCAGTTCAAACCAAACAAACCTCGGCATCTGGTCAAGCACATATTATTCAAAATGATGCTGAAGCATTAGAAATTGCAAAACAATTTGCCGAACAATTTAAAAAAACCGCAGTTGAGCGAGATGCCAAGCGAATTTTACCGTATACCGAAATTGATGCTTTGAGCCAATCTGGTCTTTGGGCAATTACAGTACCAAAACAATATGGCGGTGCTGAAGTTTCAAGTCATACTGTTGCTAAAGTAATTGCTCTTTTAAGCGGTGCAGATGGTTCAATCGGACAAATTCCACAAAACCATTTTTATGCTTTAGAAGTGTTACGTAATACAGGCACAGAAGCTCAAAAACAACGCTTATATGGTGAAGTATTAAATGGTACTCGCTTTGGTAATGCACTTGCCGAGTTTAAAACCAAAACTTCAACCCATAAACAAACCAATATCCGTCCGCATGAAAATGGATATCTCATTCAGGGTGAAAAGTTTTACTGCACAGGAAGTTTATTTGCTCATCGTATTCCAACTTTAGTTTTGGACGATGTAGGTCGAGAGTATCTAGCGTTTGTAAAAAGTGGTTCACAAGGTCTAAAACTTGTAGATGACTGGTCTGGCTTTGGTCAAAAAACCACAGGCAGCGGTACAGTTAAATTTGATCAGGTTTTTGTCGATGCAGATGATGTTATTCCTTTTGATATCGCATTTTTACAACCAACCTTAGTTGGCCCTTTTGCACAAATTATGCACGCCTCGATTGAAGTAGGTATTGCACGTGCAGCCTTTGAGGAAAGCTTACAAAGAGTACATCAAGCTCGCCCATGGATCGATTCAAATGTAGAAACGGCCAACCAAGATCCTTTAACAATTTATGAGTTAGGACGTATTGCTGTAGATGTACGAGCAAGTGAAGTTTTATTAAAACAAGCTGCCCAATCAATTGATGCCGCAAAAATTGAAACCACACCTGAAAGTATTGCTAAAGCTTCAATTGATGTAGCTAAAGTACGTGCGCATAGTAGCGATACAGCACTAAAAGCGTCATCTAAGCTGATTGAACTCGCAGGAAGCCGTGGTAGTCAGTCACAAGATGGCCTAGACCGTTTCTGGCGCAATGCACGTGTACATACCCTGCATGATGCTGCACGATGGAAGTATTACTTTATTGGGAACTATGTTCTTAACGGTGTTCTACCACCTCGTCGGGGGACATTGTAA
- a CDS encoding LLM class flavin-dependent oxidoreductase, whose translation MTEFKAKEILLNAFDMNCVGHINHGLWTHPRDESHRFNELSYWTEQAKTLESGLFDGLFIADITGVYDVYQNGIDLTLKESIQLPSHDPSTLISAMAAVTQNLSFGVTVNLSYEHPYQFARRFASLDHLTQGRIGWNIVTGYLDSAERLIGQKGLKDHDARYEQAEEFLELCYKYWEGSWENDAVKKDKVQRVFTDPSKVHTIHHHGKYYQSEGVFQVSPSVQRTPTLFQAGASPKGMQFATRHAECVFIGGDKPEKIREQVKKIRALAEQQGRSADDIKVFVGITVVVAETHDLAVQKLNEYRQYASPEAGLAHYASSTGIDLSKFADDEAIPYQKSNSIVSITEKFKEQQITKNDLKAQHVLGGRYPLIVGNGEEVAEYLIHLLDETDIDGFNLTRTVAPESHHDFIRLVIPELQQRGRYKTAYKTGSLRNKIFNRGDQLPEQHPVQAFRCSPYNNSKNLTKIEEITA comes from the coding sequence ATGACAGAATTTAAAGCGAAAGAAATTTTACTCAATGCTTTTGATATGAATTGTGTTGGGCATATCAATCATGGTTTATGGACACATCCACGTGATGAATCACACCGCTTTAATGAGCTCAGCTATTGGACAGAACAAGCAAAAACCTTAGAAAGCGGTTTATTTGACGGCTTGTTTATAGCCGATATTACCGGTGTATATGATGTCTATCAAAACGGTATTGATCTGACTTTAAAAGAGTCCATTCAGCTTCCGAGCCATGATCCATCTACACTCATTTCTGCTATGGCGGCAGTCACTCAAAACTTAAGTTTTGGGGTCACTGTGAACTTAAGCTATGAGCATCCGTATCAGTTTGCTCGTCGCTTTGCGAGTCTCGACCATTTAACTCAAGGTCGTATTGGCTGGAATATCGTGACAGGTTATCTAGACAGTGCCGAACGCTTAATTGGTCAAAAAGGTTTAAAAGACCACGATGCTCGCTATGAACAAGCCGAAGAATTTTTAGAGCTTTGCTATAAATATTGGGAAGGTTCATGGGAAAACGACGCAGTAAAAAAAGATAAAGTACAGCGTGTTTTTACAGATCCATCTAAAGTTCACACCATTCACCACCACGGAAAATATTACCAAAGTGAAGGTGTGTTTCAGGTGTCTCCTTCTGTGCAACGCACTCCAACATTGTTTCAAGCAGGTGCATCACCAAAGGGTATGCAGTTTGCGACTCGTCATGCTGAATGTGTATTTATTGGTGGAGACAAACCCGAAAAAATACGTGAACAAGTGAAAAAGATTCGTGCTCTTGCAGAACAGCAAGGCCGTTCAGCGGATGACATTAAAGTCTTTGTCGGTATAACCGTTGTTGTTGCCGAAACACATGATCTCGCTGTACAAAAACTGAATGAATATCGTCAGTATGCAAGTCCTGAAGCAGGCTTAGCGCATTATGCGAGTTCAACTGGCATCGACTTAAGTAAATTTGCCGACGATGAAGCGATTCCTTATCAAAAAAGTAACAGTATTGTTTCGATTACCGAAAAATTTAAAGAGCAACAAATCACGAAAAACGACTTAAAAGCTCAGCATGTCCTAGGTGGTCGTTATCCACTTATCGTGGGTAATGGCGAAGAAGTTGCTGAATACTTAATTCATCTTTTAGATGAAACTGATATTGATGGCTTTAATTTGACCCGCACTGTTGCACCTGAGTCTCACCACGACTTTATTCGCTTGGTCATTCCTGAGTTACAACAACGTGGTCGCTATAAAACTGCATATAAAACAGGTTCACTACGGAACAAAATCTTTAATCGGGGTGATCAATTACCAGAACAACACCCTGTTCAAGCGTTCCGATGTAGTCCCTATAACAACAGCAAAAACTTAACAAAAATTGAAGAAATAACTGCTTAA
- a CDS encoding MetQ/NlpA family ABC transporter substrate-binding protein codes for MAQTASKKWLGVGLVVVVLFVALFFWNKHRQSGSNELVIGISPPFAKTLQAAADEAKQQGLNVKLVEFSDWNTPNITLNHGDIDANFFQHQPFLDNVIKETGFKLKAFAVGAASHVGLYSKKYKSLDELPQNARVVIPNDPVNQGRALLLLQQAKLITLKDSNNHLSALKDVVSNPKNLQFIEVEGPQTARAIDDVDLAFGYPHYLRLAKTADPESALLLDDNTNKRYAILFVVRDDYQDKGDKLKKFVEIYQNSPKVKAVLDAEIGPKLWFPGWK; via the coding sequence ATGGCTCAAACCGCCTCTAAAAAATGGCTAGGCGTAGGCTTAGTCGTTGTAGTCCTTTTTGTTGCTTTATTCTTTTGGAATAAACATCGTCAAAGTGGCTCAAATGAACTTGTGATTGGTATTAGTCCACCATTTGCAAAAACCTTACAAGCTGCTGCCGATGAAGCAAAGCAACAGGGTCTAAATGTGAAACTGGTTGAGTTTTCCGACTGGAACACACCAAACATTACCTTAAATCATGGGGATATTGATGCGAACTTTTTCCAGCATCAACCTTTCTTAGATAATGTAATTAAAGAAACTGGCTTTAAATTAAAGGCATTTGCAGTGGGGGCCGCATCACATGTTGGACTTTATTCAAAGAAATATAAAAGCTTAGATGAATTGCCCCAAAACGCACGTGTCGTCATTCCAAATGACCCAGTGAACCAAGGTCGTGCCCTACTACTTTTACAGCAAGCTAAATTAATTACACTTAAAGATTCAAACAACCATTTATCTGCACTTAAAGATGTTGTTTCAAACCCTAAAAACTTGCAATTCATTGAGGTTGAAGGACCACAAACTGCTCGTGCAATTGATGATGTTGACTTGGCTTTTGGCTACCCACATTACTTGCGTTTAGCAAAAACAGCTGACCCTGAAAGTGCGCTTTTACTTGATGATAATACAAATAAACGTTATGCCATTTTGTTTGTAGTGCGTGATGACTACCAAGATAAGGGCGACAAATTAAAGAAATTTGTTGAGATCTATCAAAACTCGCCAAAAGTTAAAGCTGTTTTAGATGCTGAAATTGGGCCAAAACTTTGGTTCCCTGGCTGGAAGTAA
- a CDS encoding methionine ABC transporter ATP-binding protein, with translation MTMVSFGSQVDFSLPHIKIRGLNKFYQSQGQKLHALKEINLDIPQGKILGIIGKSGAGKSSLLRTLNGLEQVNTGSIHIHQQNIAELSHAELIQTRQRIGMIFQHFNLMSAKTVWENVALPLKVSHYNKADIESRVNEVLALVGLADKSGFYPSQLSGGQKQRVGIARALVHHPEILLCDESTSALDPESTATILALLKKINQELGLTIVLITHEMQVIREICDQVVVIDQGEIVEAGQVWSVFSRPEQQITQELLNLEQINLPFKISPLPDEDSTHIIVKLKYEAEAHQVPDIQELLARFRAPVNLYQSQVDTIQGHIIGSLLFGIPNVEIDFASIRQDALTAIAQFEVLGYARPAH, from the coding sequence ATAACCATGGTGAGTTTTGGATCACAAGTTGATTTTTCTCTACCCCATATCAAAATTCGTGGTTTAAATAAGTTTTACCAGTCTCAAGGTCAAAAACTGCATGCTTTAAAAGAGATTAACCTTGATATTCCTCAAGGCAAAATTTTAGGCATTATCGGTAAAAGTGGTGCGGGAAAATCTTCCTTACTCCGTACTTTAAATGGCTTAGAACAAGTAAATACAGGCAGTATTCATATTCATCAACAAAACATTGCTGAATTGAGTCATGCCGAGCTTATTCAAACCCGTCAACGAATTGGAATGATTTTTCAACATTTCAATTTAATGTCTGCAAAAACGGTCTGGGAGAATGTGGCATTGCCCTTAAAAGTTTCCCATTACAACAAAGCAGATATAGAAAGCCGAGTAAATGAAGTTCTGGCACTCGTTGGTCTTGCAGATAAATCTGGCTTTTATCCGTCCCAACTATCAGGTGGGCAAAAGCAACGTGTCGGTATTGCACGTGCCCTGGTTCACCACCCTGAAATTTTACTTTGCGATGAATCAACTTCGGCACTTGATCCAGAAAGTACGGCCACTATTTTGGCTTTACTTAAAAAGATTAATCAGGAACTTGGTCTTACCATTGTACTCATTACTCATGAAATGCAGGTGATTCGCGAAATATGCGATCAAGTCGTGGTGATTGATCAAGGTGAAATTGTAGAAGCTGGGCAAGTCTGGTCGGTATTTTCACGACCAGAACAACAAATTACTCAAGAATTACTGAACCTTGAACAGATCAATCTACCTTTTAAAATCAGCCCTCTACCCGATGAAGATTCGACTCATATTATTGTAAAACTAAAATATGAAGCAGAGGCTCATCAGGTTCCAGATATTCAAGAACTCCTTGCTAGATTTAGAGCGCCCGTCAATTTATATCAAAGTCAGGTCGATACCATTCAAGGACATATCATTGGTTCACTTTTATTCGGTATTCCAAACGTAGAAATTGATTTTGCATCTATACGACAAGATGCATTAACCGCAATTGCACAATTTGAGGTACTTGGCTATGCACGACCAGCTCATTGA